One Natrinema longum genomic window, TGATCGCGATCGTGATCACACTCGTGCTGTTGATCTCGCCGGCCGCACTCGTCCTCGAGGAGCCGTTCGTCGGACTCTTCTTCGCGCTCTCGGTCGTTCCCGCCGGGTTGCTCGCGGCCTACGTCTGGTACGCCGACATCACGACGAGCGAACCCCTCTCCCTGGTCGTCGTGACCTTTCTGCTGGCGATCCTGTTCGCGACGTTCGCAGCGGTCGTCAACTCCGTTGCACAGCTGATCTTCGGTGCCGGCTTCCTCGCGACCTTGCTTTACTTTTATCTGATCGTCGGCCCCATCGAAGAGTTGGTCAAGCTACTCGCCGTGCAGGTGTTCGCCTATCGAAGCGATAGCTTCAACGCGGTCATCGACGGGGCGGTCTACGGTGCCGTCGCGGGGCTTGGCTTTGCGGCCATCGAGAACGCGATCTACATCGGCCGCGTCGTGGGAGAATCGGAACCGGAAGCGGGGCTGCTCGTGACCGTCAGCGGGATCACGGCGGTTCGAGCGCTGGCCGGCCCCGGTCACGTCATCTACTCGGCGATCGCGGGCTACTACCTCGGGCTGGCGAAGTTCAACCGCGAGTACGCCGGCCCGATCGTCCTCAAGGGCCTGCTCGTCGCCGCCTTCGTCCACGGCACGTACAACGTGACGGTCGGCATCGTTCCCGGCCTGCTCACGGAGATCCTGCCGATCGCGCCCGGACTCGCGTTCGTCGGCTACGTGATCGTCTACGACGCCACGATCGGCTACTACCTCTACCGCAAGCTCGCGCGCTACCGTCGAACGTATCAGACCATCGTCTCCGATGTGGATCGCGATAGCCGGGCGGAGCTAACCGAGTTCGAACCGCCACAGCGCTAACCGTCCGGACCAGCCCCCGGTTGCCACCGTCGTCCCCGTCACTCCTCGAAGCGCGCCTCGAGCAGCCGTTCGACGTATTTGGCGAGCACGTCGACCTCGAGGTGGATCGGATCGCCTGGCTCCTTCTCCGAGAGGGTCGTCAGTCGGTAGGTCGTCGGAATGATCGCGACGGTCACCCGACCGTTCGCGGCGTCGAACTCGGCGACGGTCAGACTGATGCCGTCGAGCGTGATCGATCCCTTCTCGACGACGTAGCGGCCGTACCCCTCGGGGAGGTCGAATTCGAAGAACCAGTCCTCGTCGACCGATTCGACGTTCCGGACGGTCGCGACCGCGTCGACGTGGCCCTGGACGACGTGGCCGTCGAACCGGCCGTCGGCCGGCATCGCCCGTTCGAGATTGACCGTCTCGCCCTCGTCGAGTCCGCCGAGATAGGTCCGTTCGACGGTCTCGGTCGCCAGAAAGACCTCGAACCACTCGCCGGGCTCGTACTCCTCGACGGTGAGACACGCGCCGCTGACGCTGATGCTCTGGCCGTACTCGAGTCCCGTCGCGACCTCGTCGGCGCCGACGCGAAGCCGGAGGCCGTCCTCGGTGCGCTCTCGGGCGACGATCTCGCCGGTTTCTTCGACGATCCCGGTAAACATACGTCTAGCTGACGGGCGAGGCGAAAAAGCCGTTCCGGGTCGGCCCGACCTCGCCGGGAGCCCTGACGGAATCGGGCACGGACCACCGGGGAAGCGGCGCTTACCCGTCGAACGGGCCGTCGGAGACGGTGGTTCGAACGCCGGTAAAATCGAAGCGCGCACCGCCGGTCGGACTCGCGGTGACGGAAACGTCCCACTCGTGGGCCCCTGCGATCTCGCGAACGATGTTCAGCCCGAGTCCCGTGCCGTCTTCGTCCGTCGTCCACCCCGGTTCCAGCACGCGGTCGCGCTCGGCCGGCGGAATGCCGGGCCCGTCGTCGGCGACGTAAAACCCTCCCTCGAAGACGCCGGCGGTAACCGTGACCCCCTCGCCGGCGTGGTCCACGGCGTTTCGAAACAGGTTCTCGAACAGGTTCCGGATCCGGCTCGAGTCGGCGTAGAGGAACCCGTTGGACTCGACCCGGACCGATGCAGTCCCGGTCGCGACGGCGTCCCAGCACACGTCGACGATGGATGCGAACTCGAGCGCCTCGACGTCGTCGACGTCGTAGCCGCTCCGGACCATTGTCAACACGTCGTCGACGATCCCGGCCATCCGATCGAGGACGGTCTCGATCTCGTCGAGTTCCTCGCTGGTGTCCGCTCCTCGAGCGGTATCGAGCAGTCCCTGGGCGACGTTGAGCGGGTTCCTGAGGTCGTGGGCGAGGACGCTCGCGAACTCGTCGAGACGTTCGTTCTGTCGCTCGAGGTCCCGCTGGTAGAGGATCCGTTTGAGTGCGATTTCGGCGTTGAGCGACAGAATGGACGCGAGTTCCTCGTCGGACTCGTCGAATGCGCCGACTGCGGGGTCGACGATACTGATCACGCCGTACTCGCCCAGCGGGAGATACATCGCGGATCGTGCCTCGCCGCGATCGTAGCCGTCATCAAGGGACCGAACGTCGTCGTAGCGGAGCGAGTCGCCGTTGTCGTACGCGCGACTGACCGGTGCGGGGCCGGTGATCGGGTAGTCCGGCCGGTCGCCCATCTCAGTTTCCGCCTTCTCGGTCACTGCAACCGGCTGTAATCGCGTTTCGTCGGCGAGGAGTCGGACGACGTTGTGCTCGTATCCGAGGATCGTCCGCGCCGCATCGGCGACGAGACGGGCGATCTCCTCGCAGTCGGTTGCATCCATCAACTCCCGCGTCGCCGCGTGAAGCGTCCGGAGTTGCCGCCCGTACTCCTTGCGGGTCGTTACGTCGCGGAAGACGCCGGCGATCAGTCGTCGCTCTCGGAGTTCGAAAACGTGGGCGTTGATCTCGACGGGAACGTGGCGGCCGGTCTTCGTTTCGACGTAGAGATCGGAGCCGTCCGGTAGCTGGCCCAGGATCCGGTTCTCGCTCGCGATGTGCTCGTCGAACAGTTCCCGGTAGCGGTCTTCCGCTCCCGTCGGGTGGAGGATCGTCTGTGGCCGTCCGAGGAGTTCCTCGGGGTCGTATCCCACCAGGTCCGTGACGTGGTCGTTGACCTCGATGATCTCGCCCGTCGCCGCGTCCGCGACGATGACTGCGTCCGGCACGGCTTCGAGGATCGTCCGATACTTCGTCTGGAGCGCTTCCTGCTCGCTGATATCCCGGATGGCGGCCATGAACTCACGTTGGCCGTCGGTCTCGATCGGACTCAACGTGATGTCGATCGGGACCGCCGATCCGTCCTTCCGCCGGCCCGAGAGATCCAGGTCCGCACCCATCGGGCGGATCTCGGGGGCGTCGATGTACGCATCCCGCTTGGCTATGTGCTGGTCTCGAGCGGCTTCGGGCACGAGGATTTCGACCGGTTCACCGACGAGTTCCGCCGGTTCGTAGCCGAACAGATCGGTAACCCGTGCGTTCGCGTAGGTGATTCGACCGTCGAAATCGACGAGGACGATCGCATCCGGTGACGCTTCACAGATCGCTTCGTACCGCTGTCGTGGGTGCCGAGACATGAGGTTCTTCTGTCGCTTGTGGTGTCGATACGACTACCAGATACGCCACCTATTTCAAGCATATGGCTTCCGTCGTCGACGACTCGAGTCGGGCTGATACGGCTCGTTTCCGCCGGGGCGTCCGTTTTGACGACGGTCGTATCGAAACGGCGGAACAGTGTGGACTCCGAAACGAGTGCCGGCAGTCACGTCGTCGTTCTCGCTGCCGGTATCGTTCCGTTCCACGCGTTACCGCCGCCGCCGTCCCGTTCCACACGTTACTGCCGTCGAACCGACACCGGGCCTGATTCGACCCGATACCGTCGATAGCGACGCTCACTCGACACCGTCGGTAACGATCGTCGCGACGCGTCGCCGGTCGAACAGTCGTTCGTCGGTCGGTATCGCCGGATACGGCTCGCCGGGTTCGGAGCCGGGCCACTCGCCGAACTGCTCGGGATAGAGCTGTTTGGCCGTCATCTCGAGCTGGAACAGGTTCATGAGCGGTCCCTGGTATCGCATCCCACTGGCGAAGACCCGGTCGTTCCGGACCGCAGTCAGCTCGCTCCCGGCCGCATCGGCTGCCAGCCGGGCTCGGATGTCCCCGATGGCATACCGCGAGGTGATGCCCCAGAGGTGGAGGATGACGTCCGGATCGGCCTCGAGCATGGTCTCGTAGCTGATCTCGCCCCAGTCGCCCGACCACGCTACGTCGGCGAGTGCGTCGCGAGCCCCAAGCGGTCGCGTCTCCGCCTGCCAGAAGCCGGGCGTGTTGAGGTGGTAGGCGTAGAAAACGCCGTTGTCGGCGTCCAGCGTGACCCGCGCAACCGTCGGTCGCTCGCGTTCGGGCGGGAGGGCCGACTCGATCTGCGATCGGGTTTCGTCGTAGACCTCGGCGAGCGCCTCGTACCGGTCCCGTTCCCGGAAGACGGCCGCCACGTTCTCGAACAGTTCCCAGAGCGTGTAGTACTCGTAACTGTCGGCGTAGGTCTCGGCCGGGTCGCTGTGAACGCCGCTGTGATAGCTGCCGACCCACGGGCCGACCGTGTCGGCGATCTCCTCGATGTCGGATTCGTCCCACTCGGGCTGGGTCGTCAACACGTACGACGGATCGAGGAAGTGGACGTCGCTCTCCGCGCTGTAGAGTTGCTCTTTCGTCACCCCGCCCTCGAGAGGGTTCTTCAGCCCCTCCCAATCGAAGGAGACGCCCTCGAGGCGCTCGTAGAACCCGTTCATCGTCGTCCCCGACATCTCCGGGGCGAACAGCGTCCGTACCGCATCGCCGTGGCCAAGCGCGACCGCCATGTCGGCGTACTGTGTGAAGCTGACGAAGGCGTTCTCGGGGACGGCGTCGAACGGTATCTCGCCCATCGGTGCCATCGACACCGTATACGAGTCTCGCCCGCTCTCCGAGCCGGAGTCGCCGCCGAGACAGCCGGCCAGCGCCCCGCTCCCCGCCGCGATCCCCGTCGCCACGAACGCACGCCGACTTCGATCGAACTGCCGCGTCGTTTCCATATGTTTTAGGCCAACCTAATAATTGAAAAGGCGTTCGGTTAGCGGCGGACCAAAAGAACTGCTCGCGGTCGGTTCGGTCGTCGGCAGTTACTCGGCGAACGCGTACGTGACCGTGACGCTCGCACTCACACTCACGGGATCGGCATCGATCTCCGTCGACGCCGCCGCGTCGTCAGCCGCGCCGGCGCTGGCGTAGGTCTCGACGCGAACGGGGTTTACCTGGACGTCGCCGGTCGTGACCGACGTCGTCCCCGCGAGGTCGACCCCGCGATTGTCGGCGATGTGGGCGGCTTCCTCGTCGGCGTTCTCGAGTGCAGCGTCGATCGCGTCCTCTCGAAGGGTCGATCGCGTGTCCTCCTGGAGCGTGAAGTTCACCCGGCCGACATTGTCGGCACCGGCGTCGATCGACGCGTCGATGACGTCGCCGACACGTTCGATGTCGGTGAGCGTCACCTCGAACGAGTGGGCTCCCTCGAACCCCTGGGCATCGCGTCCGGACGCCGGGTGGACCCGGTAGCGGCCTTCCTCGACGTTTTCCTCGGGGATATCGAGGTCGTCGAACGCCGCCCGGAGCTGTTCGGCTCCGGTCGCGAGTTCGTCGGTCACGTCGCTGGCGGTTTCGCCGGTCGCCTCCACGCCGACGGTAACGATCGCCCGGTCGGGCTCCGTTTCGACCTCACCGCTGGCACCGACCGTTATTTCGCCGTCGCTCTCGCTCGCATCCGATTCCGATCCGGGATCGTCCGCCGCGCCGGGATCGTCGGTATTGAGCTGGCTGCCGGTACAGCCCGCCATCGTCGCTGCGAGTCCGATGCTCGAGGCCGCGAGGAACTGTCGTCGATCCATAGGTGAGTGATGAGTAGGGAACGGAAAAAAGATCGCCCCTAGCTCAAAGGACGGTTTGAGCTTCGGGTAGTGGTGGCTCCGAAGACGTTCGGGGCAACTGCTACCGGTACTGTCTCGGTTACGGAGACTAATGGGACGGACTATCGAATCCGCGGGCGATATTGACGCCGCCGAGACTGTCGGCGAACTGATCGGCGAAACGCCGCTGTTACGACTGGACGCGTTCGCCGACAACTGCTTCGGAAAGATCGAGGCGGGGAACCCGTACTCGGTCAAGGATCGCATCGCGCGGGCGATCATCGACGCCGCCGAACGAGCCGGCGCGCTCGAGCCCGGCGGCACCGTCGTGGAATCGACCAGTGGCAATACGGGTATCGGCCTGGCGGCGGTTTCGGCCGCCCGCGGGTACGACTGCGTGCTGACGATGCCGTCTTCGATGTCCACCGAGCGACGGCAACTCCTGCGAGCACTGGGGGCCGACCTCGAACTCACTCCCGCCGAGGACGGGATGACGGGAGCGAACGAGTGCGCCGAGGAGATCGTCGCCGAGCACGAGGACGCGATCATGGCCCGGCAGTTCGAGAACGAAGCCAATCCCGCGGCTCACCGGGAGACGACGGGGCCGGAAATCTGGGCGGCCACCGACGGCGCGGTCGACGCGATCGTCGCGGGCGTCGGCACCGGTGGGACGATTACCGGCGTCTCGGAGCACCTGAAAGCGGACAGGGGGAAAACCGAGCTCACGTCGGTCGCGGTCGAACCCGCCGAGTCGCCGACCCTCTCGGAACTGAGCTCCGCAGGCCACGACATTCAAGGGATCGGCCCCGGCTTCGTCCCCGACACCCTCCGGACCGAACTCGTCGACGAGGTCCGCGCGATCGAGGCGTCCGAGGCCAAAGACGCAGCCCGAAAGCTCGGTCGGAGCGAAGGGCTGTTGGTCGGAATCTCCTCGGGTGCGGCGCTGGCTGCGGCCGCCGACTACGCGGCCGACAACCCAGACGAACTGACCGTCGTCGTCCTCCCGGACACCGGCGAACGCTATCTCTCGACCGATCTCTACGACATCGAGTAACCGAACACTCACCGAGCCTGAACTCCCATCCTCCCTGAAATCGGGGAATATCCAAGTGCCTCGAGAACGTACCACACGGCGATGGAGCTCTGGGGCTGGCTCATCGGTTACGTCGTGTTGTTCGCCCTGCTTCATCTGTTACTGTACTACCTGTACGTCCGACGCGACGACGAGGAGAGCGAACGCAGGCCGTCGCTCGCCGACCCGAATCGGACGCGGATGCAGTCTGCACCCGGGCCGGATCGGTACCCCCGTCGGGGCGACGATTTCGGCGATGTCGACCGGGTCGACGACGACCGCGAGCCCGAGTTCGACGGGGAGACGACCCGGTGTCCCCATTGTGGCGCACGAAACGAGGCCGATCAGACGTTTACGTACTGCTGGAACTGTATCTCGGGATTACGTCGGTGACGGACTCGAGCGGCTCGGCGGGAGGCCGAACTGCTGTGGGTTCCACGTCCGGAACGGCTCTACGAGTACCACGGTCTCCCCACCAGCGGTTCGTTCTTCATACGGTGACTTTCACCGACATGTGCCAGTATAGCGGACAAATAGGGCGATCTGTCCAGTAATAAACGATTACGCTTTTGGTCTCCAAGGAGAGAGTGAGGGACAACGAACAGTGATGAACGGATACACCGCCTCCACCTCGCAGGCTCCCTCTCGGCCCCTGTATCGCGCGACGCACGATCCGACCGGGCCGGCAACACTCAGTACGACCGTCATCCACGCGCTGGCCGACTGCATGGGCGTCGACGTGACCGACAGCCGCGTCTCGCTGTACGATACCGTCGATCCGGGCGCTCTGGACGAACTCTTCCGACCGCGTCACGACGGCACACCACGAGCCGGCGGGACGCTTTCGTTCGTCGTCAACGGACACCACGTAACCGTCAGCGGCGACGGCGAGATCCTCATCGAACCGCCGACGCGACGGTAGCAGTCTCCGGAAAACCGATCCTCACGCCGAGAGTTCCGTTTCGAGTCGCTCGAGGTGGTCGACACCCACGACGGCGACGACGTCGCCGGGAGCCGACCGAACGGTCTCGAGGCGCTCGATCATGCACTCCTCGCGCGTCTCGTCTCGGTAGGCGACCGCCGACCCGTCCGTGTGGACGCTCCCGAGAAGCGCCTGTACGCTGGCGACGTGAGACCGTTCGTGGGCAGCCTGCTGGGCCGGGGAGTCGTCGGGCTCACAGTCGTACTCGACTCGATCCCCGGGAACGACGGTCATCGACGTCGCGTGAGTCAGCGTCGCGGCGACTCGGCACGCGAGGGCCTCGCG contains:
- a CDS encoding PrsW family intramembrane metalloprotease, producing MQRRRDPVERATDRNGEPTDLQDVSTWEPRSILDLFAYTLYNAVSYGLRGIVLLIAIVITLVLLISPAALVLEEPFVGLFFALSVVPAGLLAAYVWYADITTSEPLSLVVVTFLLAILFATFAAVVNSVAQLIFGAGFLATLLYFYLIVGPIEELVKLLAVQVFAYRSDSFNAVIDGAVYGAVAGLGFAAIENAIYIGRVVGESEPEAGLLVTVSGITAVRALAGPGHVIYSAIAGYYLGLAKFNREYAGPIVLKGLLVAAFVHGTYNVTVGIVPGLLTEILPIAPGLAFVGYVIVYDATIGYYLYRKLARYRRTYQTIVSDVDRDSRAELTEFEPPQR
- a CDS encoding riboflavin synthase; translation: MFTGIVEETGEIVARERTEDGLRLRVGADEVATGLEYGQSISVSGACLTVEEYEPGEWFEVFLATETVERTYLGGLDEGETVNLERAMPADGRFDGHVVQGHVDAVATVRNVESVDEDWFFEFDLPEGYGRYVVEKGSITLDGISLTVAEFDAANGRVTVAIIPTTYRLTTLSEKEPGDPIHLEVDVLAKYVERLLEARFEE
- a CDS encoding PAS domain-containing sensor histidine kinase yields the protein MSRHPRQRYEAICEASPDAIVLVDFDGRITYANARVTDLFGYEPAELVGEPVEILVPEAARDQHIAKRDAYIDAPEIRPMGADLDLSGRRKDGSAVPIDITLSPIETDGQREFMAAIRDISEQEALQTKYRTILEAVPDAVIVADAATGEIIEVNDHVTDLVGYDPEELLGRPQTILHPTGAEDRYRELFDEHIASENRILGQLPDGSDLYVETKTGRHVPVEINAHVFELRERRLIAGVFRDVTTRKEYGRQLRTLHAATRELMDATDCEEIARLVADAARTILGYEHNVVRLLADETRLQPVAVTEKAETEMGDRPDYPITGPAPVSRAYDNGDSLRYDDVRSLDDGYDRGEARSAMYLPLGEYGVISIVDPAVGAFDESDEELASILSLNAEIALKRILYQRDLERQNERLDEFASVLAHDLRNPLNVAQGLLDTARGADTSEELDEIETVLDRMAGIVDDVLTMVRSGYDVDDVEALEFASIVDVCWDAVATGTASVRVESNGFLYADSSRIRNLFENLFRNAVDHAGEGVTVTAGVFEGGFYVADDGPGIPPAERDRVLEPGWTTDEDGTGLGLNIVREIAGAHEWDVSVTASPTGGARFDFTGVRTTVSDGPFDG
- a CDS encoding ABC transporter substrate-binding protein, whose amino-acid sequence is METTRQFDRSRRAFVATGIAAGSGALAGCLGGDSGSESGRDSYTVSMAPMGEIPFDAVPENAFVSFTQYADMAVALGHGDAVRTLFAPEMSGTTMNGFYERLEGVSFDWEGLKNPLEGGVTKEQLYSAESDVHFLDPSYVLTTQPEWDESDIEEIADTVGPWVGSYHSGVHSDPAETYADSYEYYTLWELFENVAAVFRERDRYEALAEVYDETRSQIESALPPERERPTVARVTLDADNGVFYAYHLNTPGFWQAETRPLGARDALADVAWSGDWGEISYETMLEADPDVILHLWGITSRYAIGDIRARLAADAAGSELTAVRNDRVFASGMRYQGPLMNLFQLEMTAKQLYPEQFGEWPGSEPGEPYPAIPTDERLFDRRRVATIVTDGVE
- a CDS encoding SIMPL domain-containing protein; this translates as MDRRQFLAASSIGLAATMAGCTGSQLNTDDPGAADDPGSESDASESDGEITVGASGEVETEPDRAIVTVGVEATGETASDVTDELATGAEQLRAAFDDLDIPEENVEEGRYRVHPASGRDAQGFEGAHSFEVTLTDIERVGDVIDASIDAGADNVGRVNFTLQEDTRSTLREDAIDAALENADEEAAHIADNRGVDLAGTTSVTTGDVQVNPVRVETYASAGAADDAAASTEIDADPVSVSASVTVTYAFAE
- the cysK gene encoding cysteine synthase A — translated: MGRTIESAGDIDAAETVGELIGETPLLRLDAFADNCFGKIEAGNPYSVKDRIARAIIDAAERAGALEPGGTVVESTSGNTGIGLAAVSAARGYDCVLTMPSSMSTERRQLLRALGADLELTPAEDGMTGANECAEEIVAEHEDAIMARQFENEANPAAHRETTGPEIWAATDGAVDAIVAGVGTGGTITGVSEHLKADRGKTELTSVAVEPAESPTLSELSSAGHDIQGIGPGFVPDTLRTELVDEVRAIEASEAKDAARKLGRSEGLLVGISSGAALAAAADYAADNPDELTVVVLPDTGERYLSTDLYDIE
- a CDS encoding DUF7577 domain-containing protein; translated protein: MELWGWLIGYVVLFALLHLLLYYLYVRRDDEESERRPSLADPNRTRMQSAPGPDRYPRRGDDFGDVDRVDDDREPEFDGETTRCPHCGARNEADQTFTYCWNCISGLRR
- a CDS encoding HalOD1 output domain-containing protein, with amino-acid sequence MNGYTASTSQAPSRPLYRATHDPTGPATLSTTVIHALADCMGVDVTDSRVSLYDTVDPGALDELFRPRHDGTPRAGGTLSFVVNGHHVTVSGDGEILIEPPTRR